One Ahaetulla prasina isolate Xishuangbanna chromosome 17, ASM2864084v1, whole genome shotgun sequence genomic window carries:
- the CERS2 gene encoding ceramide synthase 2 → MFQTLYNYFWWDRLWLPANLTWDDLQGQDDQVYSKAAHLYYTIPLGFVFLIVRHFFEIYIATPLAGLLNVKEKTRLKATPNPVLEKFYSTSCKHPKQGAIEALSKKTGCSPRQVERWFRRRRNQDRPSLLKKFREASWRFTFYLVAFIAGMAVIVDKPWFYNLKEVWDGYPIQPLLPSQYWYYITELSFYWSLLFRIASDVKRKDFKEQVIHHVATIILISFSWFTNYIRAGTLIMALHDASDYLLESAKMFNYAGWKNTCNNIFIVFAVVFIITRLIILPFWILHCTMIYPLEVYPPFFGYYFFNSMMVVLQCLHIFWAYLIVRMAQKFITGKILEDERSDRDETDYSEGEEEKAAAGSGPSAGTKNGPLTNGHPVLNNNHRKVE, encoded by the exons ATGTTCCAGACGTTGTACAACTATTTCTGGTGGGACCGGCTTTGGTTGCCGGCCAACCTGACCTGGGATGACCTTCAGGGCCAAGATGACCAAGTCTACAGCAAAGCTGCTCACCTCTACTACACCATTCCTCTGGGCTTCGTCTTCCTCATCGTCAGGCACTTCTTCGAAAT cTACATCGCCACCCCACTGGCTGGGCTTTTGAACGTCAAAGAAAAAACCCGATTAAAAGCCACCCCCAATCCAGTGCTAGAGAAATTTTATTCCACTTCCTGCAAGCATCCCAAACAG GGGGCTATCGAGGCGCTATCCAAAAAAACTGGCTGCAGCCCCCGGCAGGTGGAGCGCTGGTTCCGGCGGAGACGAAACCAGGATAGGCCCAGTTTGCTCAAAAAATTCCGGGAAGCCAG TTGGAGATTCACTTTTTACCTGGTTGCTTTCATTGCTGGCATGGCGGTTATAGTTGAT AAACCTTGGTTTTACAACCTCAAAGAAGTGTGGGACGGATACCCTATTCAG CCCTTGCTTCCTTCCCAGTACTGGTACTACATCACTGAGCTGTCCTTTTACTGGTCGCTCTTGTTCCGCATCGCCTCCGACGTGAAACGGAAG GATTTCAAGGAGCAGGTGATCCATCATGTCGCCACCATCATCTTGATCAGTTTCTCCTGGTTCACCAATTATATCCGGGCAGGGACCCTCATCATGGCTCTGCACGATGCCTCCGACTACCTGCTGGAG TCTGCCAAGATGTTCAACTATGCCGGCTGGAAGAACACCTGCAACAACATTTTCATCGTGTTTGCAGTCGTCTTCATTATCACCCGCTTAATCATTCTTCCTTTCTG GATTCTCCACTGCACCATGATTTATCCTTTAGAAGTTTATCCTCCTTTTTTCGGCTATTACTTTTTCAACAGCATGATGGTAGTTCTTCAGTGCCTACACATATTTTGGGCCTACCTTATCGTTCGCATGGCTCAGAAATTCATAACTGGAAAG ATACTGGAGGACGAGCGAAGTGATCGGGACGAAACGGATTACTCcgagggggaggaagaaaaggctGCTGCGGGCTCCGGGCCCAGCGCGGGAACCAAGAACGGTCCTCTCACCAATGGACACCCCGTCTTGAACAATAACCATCGGAAAGTAGAATAA